The Magnolia sinica isolate HGM2019 chromosome 11, MsV1, whole genome shotgun sequence DNA window ACATTGGGGCCCAACAGGTCAGGATTATTGAACAATGGATGAGGATCAAGTAATTCCTAGTAATATAAATATGTTCACATGTAGTCCCAAAATGCAAACTGTTATAAAATAGTGTTTCTGTTACCATTGTTATGTAGTAGGGAAAAATTGCTAATATTTGTTTTGTGCGTTCAGGTTGGTCTATTGAAGAGTAAGTTTGGGTTTGATGATGCTTTCAACTACAAGGAAGAACCTGACTTGACTGTAGCTTTAAAAAGGATAGTTTTCGTGTTAGCATATGAGAATCTCAAACACCATTGATTTAATTATCTTCAAAACGTCGTTGTTTATTTGTCCACAAGCCCTTACACATAGCTAAACAAACACACTGTCCATGTGTTGACATATAAGCTGCACATCAGCTGGGTCACACAATGTAAATGATGTGGCCTCATAATCAAGTTGGCCCACCCAATAGGCAAGCCACACATGTTGAAGTTGCTTTAAGAAAGAATTACCAAAATCTCACATTCTACATGTGCGATGTCCACTTGTTGATTGGACAACTTGATTATTTAGACAGGTCATCTACCCAGACCTTTGCACGTGAATGTGGGTTTAGCAAAGCTCTGCACTGTGGTTGCcaatttcaattttcaaaacaaagaaaatggtATATGGGTGTCTCGTTTCCTAGTTTATACAAATGTTTGGAATTTATTGTCAGGCATTTTCCTGAGGGCATCGACATTTATGCAGTACTAGCGAACATGAAGTACCATGGTCGCATTGCAGTGTGCGGTATGTTCTCTCAATACAACCTCGAGAAGGTGTGCACAACTTGATGTATCTCATCAAGATGTGCATCTGAACTTGTACTTGATTGGGGAGAATCCAGCTCAGCTGCATTGTCCAGGATAATTTCGACGACCATTGATCAGGGACAGGGGACCCATCATACACATGGTCGGCATGTTTCTGATGACCATTGATctcatgggccaccatgtggcTGGGTCAGAAGCCAAAAGGTGGGAATGGCCTTTGGATAGATCACATAGTAGTGTTTGTACAGCCTAGGGTTGAGAATCCTATAATTCCTCATTGCTAGTGTATGTAATGTTACATTACTATTGCtgatattagaaaaaaaaaaaaaaaccactggaCATTTAGGCTATTCTGCTCAGTTCAAATATAGCAACTTCTGAACTCAACCATGGAGAACATCAACCATAGAAACCACATCTTCTTTCTACTTTTTCttttgcctttttctttttctatttgacTCAGCAATGACAAAGGAAGCACCCACATTTCagaatctaaactgttcatctgttgagcccaccatgggatgggcCTTGATCCACCATCTCCCCTATCAGATGATTGTGACCATTCATGGTTTGCAAGTGAACTTCATGGAATGGACTTTTCAAGCCTAGTTCACTTTGTTTCTTGTGATCAGATGGGGGAGATTTTCTGCATTTCTCCCACTCAATGTACAGTTGTGGGGCTGAGCAAATTGCTCAGTCAATTTCAGATTATTTACCATTTAAGAAACTGAACTTTCACTATCATCTAATTGAATTAATAGATAATGGATGTAAGAATGCTAACGATGGTAAGTATCTCGTGCACATAGGAAAGCTCTATGCATAGAACCAGATAAAAACAAGCAATGCAATCTGGCCATTTGCTTGATGCAGACAGGAAGAATTTCAGAAGCAAAATCTCTCCTCGAAAGGATCCAACCTTCATCTTCGGACTCAGACAAGCGTGGCCTGGATTTGTATATGAAATCCTTTGAACGTGCATGTGAAATGCTAGCAGGTCTCAAGTGTCAGTTGATGAATGGAGCGATAGGAACAAAAATCCAGAGATCTTCTGCTTCCTCTATTATGGGAATCTTGAATTCCCCAGGTTCTGGTGAGGCAAAGAAGAACTGTGGACTGCAAGTCCAGAAGGAGCTGACGGAAGCAGAAATGCATGATAGGGCTGTGGATATATGCAAATGGGTGAGGTCCAGTCATTCAGTTGGGCCCCACAAGGGCTAAAAATCAATGGTAGGATCGAGTCATCTGAATGCAGAGTCATCTGCCTATTCTAAAATGGGTCCCATTTAATCAAGGTGGTCCACACTTGTGACTCATGTTTGCAGGTAGTCACAACATTTGTGTAATTATGCTATTCTCTATTCTCAGGGACTGCACAAAGCTCTTGGTGAACTTCCATTCTTCTGCAGCGGATAGGAAGCTAAAGGCGGTCCACTGGAAGTACTCTAATCCTCTACGTGGAGCTGTCACTTTACTCCCTCCGTCATCGAAATTCTTAAAGGAGTCGAAGGACGCTGCCTCCACCTGACTGCTGactggtttgggttgtgtttccCCCCAAACATGTACAGCCAATGACCACTAGTTTTGTTTGTTGGAGTGAATATTCATCTCTCTGATGATATCTCTCTATTAGTAACTCTTCCTCAGGAGTGGTGTGTTTATGACATGTTTAAGAATTTGCAGAAACAACTTCAAATTTCAGTTGGGAATGAATAGTCTGTTTAAACgtgttctgattttatttttatttttttattttttttttattttttttattattatttttttaagggtgTGTAAGAAATTATTCTTTCTTTGCTCATAATAATTGGCTTGTTCCAATAATGggtgtggtccattcatcaggtgtgccccCAGCATATTCTGTTTGATGATGTTGCTCCTGGATGCATGGACAGGGCAGTCCTACTTCAAAGAATGTGGAAACAGCTTCAAAATTCAGATGAGATTCTAAAGTAGTTCTATATTATTTCTTTGTTCATAAAATTCAATCAGAAATTACCTAGTTGCATGCCTAGATCTAATAACGgggctggtccattcatcaggtggaccacactgatgtttttaccacctgatgagtggagttGGTCCTGTTTCTCAATGAAGGTGGAAAACAGCTTCAGTTTCTGTTTGTATTAGCAATGGGGCTGAGCCTATGGAGCTGGTCCTGTTTCAATCAAGGTGGAAGCAGCTTCAGTTTTTGGTTGTATTAGTAATGGGTTTAAAACTGTTGGCAACATTAATCAGGGTTTAAAACTGTTTTTAAAATACTGTTCctgaaatctgaccgttggcactagaacggtttaaaaccgttcctaaaattccgtctctaaaatttgaaaCGGCACGCACCATTCCTTTTTTTTGCGACGCCTCACTTagaaacggttttaaaccgttcctgaagaatttgacgattttggtgtaatgCTTGTAAAATTGAAAAATCGTGTCCCAAATAAACTTTTGCATACACCTCTAGCTTCTTTACTATTATAAATTACCTcatgatgtttttcttgtttgtagTTTACCTTCTGAAAAAACTACAATTTCTGCAACAATTTAAAAGGACCTCGGAAGGAAGAGTTGGagaagaagataaagaagagAGATAATTGGAATTGTTGTGATTTTGAAatgacccaaaaatgagtttTAAAGACTTTCATGGAACACTAAAGAGCCCATTTAATGAAAAAGTGTATGCTTTTTCATATTTTCATGAATTTTTAAGATGCTCTCTTTATTAATGACATTCTTTCACTATTAATAGCACTCTTTCACCACTATTCCGAAATCAAAAGATGCTTTAATCACCAAGAGGCACTACCACAAATGAATGGCTACCAATAATCACATAAAAACCAcaatcttttctcttctttttccttttatatttgggggaaaaaaaaaacacaacattttttctttattttgaaaaaacccaacaaagTGGCAAAGCAAcaatttgttttaaaaaataaaaataaaatgcaatttGAAGTTGTTCACTAGCACATTTCATGTTCTAATCTAAGAAGCAGAAAAACAATAGTGAATCCCCTTAAATTCACCAACTATTACAGTCATTGGAGACATAATAGATCCCCTTCATGTTCAATGGATTGTAAGCATTTTTACTATATTTCATTGCACCTACGTCTGTTTCTCAATCATCTCTTAAAGAATCTAGTATGCCATTTAAACCTTACATCATTAGTTATTTTAAGATACATGCTTGAACATATCCTTTTGTGATTTGTTGAGACCTCTCTTTGCCTGGTGGTATTTTACAGTGTAGATGGGAACCATAGTTGCACGATCCTTCTAAGTGATGCTCCCGCTTTGAATCGAACTTTAGACTCGGTGCTCTCGCTCCCGCTTCCTAGCAATCTTTACtttctaacattttgaaacaaatacTTTTGTGCTTCTGCAGCTGAATTGCTTGGTGCTTTGTCTACACCTTTCATGCAAATAATATTTTACtgcttcgcttcacttcatgtgCGACTATAGATAGAAAAAACCACAGTATTAAGTGAAACCTGTATTtgatggaccatggaattgtaatcaatggaccgaTTTCACAACTAGTGCAGGTCATatgtatgcatatgcaactcgatTGTCACATGTATAGTTGACGTAGAGCAGGTcgtggataatttcatggccaagatggactagaaaaggccAGATCGGAGACGGAGATGATGCGgactgtcagaacttaaaacagacgaatcttgcaaaccggaatgagttatcggacgtaaaaatatatgattttggtgtaggaagagctactttagctaccTTGTgcaggctggatttgtgaaataccatcagatcgatggttgtttccctattttaattatgtttttaaatagtaagctttagtttgattataactcttcatcccttgggctttaggagttgcgcccaacaagaaaagtgcttagaataattaggagaacggcgtggtgaagccaaataggacacttaatatttttgccaaaaaccttgcgcactagtagacatcatgaccgtctataaatagtaaatttactatttatattaagttgagaattctaggagttttagttgtagtttgattttgaaatttctttcattgcttagtatccctgcttgaagggttgtgaactcgtttatttcattcatcaatcaatttcgaattttatagaatttattttctgttttcttgttcttttccttgtagattcgagaagtctttgtgagtagtccagagaagttccataaattcggaacagttatccccttgaggaagacggtgctcaacctcatgtccttccctgcgtcattAAGGCACATATGGATTGGGTTTGGAGGTGATGTAATAAGTTATCATTAGTTTTTCTTTTCCCCTTGGGGGCTATTTGGGGTGAGAGATTTGGGGTAGAGATTTGTGAGATCCATGGTTTTAAATCTCCCCTGTTTGgtttttgttggggatttgtcAATTTCATAGATTTTCCAAATCCACACtataaatccatggatttggagcaAAACCAAAtcgaagaaaaactaaaagactCAGCAATTTCACAAACTAAGACTTTAAAAGCACAaagacttttttttaaaaaaatgaaaattccttAGCAATAAATGCTTTCTAAATCAATGAACTCATAGTTTGATTCCCAAACAGTTTACTTCGAAATTTGCCAAAGACAATGCAatttcatgaatttgacaaattCCTAGATTTACGAAATTCCTTTCTCATTTCCTTGATCCCAAACAAGGACTTAGGGATGATGAATGCATTAGATGACAACCTAATCAATGGTTTGGACAGGTTTGTGTTGGATCCCAAATGTTCAAATCCATGAGTCTGATCTCTCAAACAAAGCTTATAACAGACAATCAGAGGCATTTTGAGAAGACATCTTCAAATTGGCTCATCTCCAAGAACAAGATCGTCTCCGGGCTTGCTCTCCTCAGCATCAAGAAGGCTGGTGGGGATAAGCCATGCCTCCCAATTCACAGAGTAAGAAGATCATAAGGAATAAGGCGCAGCGAGTTCAGTGTAACTGTATCACATTCATCACTATCATTGATCAATTTTGTGATTGATCCAATGGTCATGATTACAGCAAGGTGAATGTTTTGAGTGATTTTTCACACCGCAATTATAGGAGAGTGATGTAGAGAGATCTGAAAGAGTTTGCAAGACGTCTCTCTATTGTTTTGATTTTTAGTAGGAAGGTAAAagttcatatatttttaatatgaaATGGGACTTTTAAGAGGCGAATAACGTGCAGACAACTCCTTCATTTCTCATTATTTGAAGTCATGCTGTGAGAATATATGGTAACGTGGTTGCATGGATGCGAACCCCACCAACGATCACCTTCTAATGCTTGGATTGCATGGACTAGCTTCCTTCTCCGACGCACAATTAGCCCATTCCTACCTTTGCTTTTTCTAGTTGGATATGTACATTTATCGAAGAGGCTTTGCCGATCTATATCAACGGTTGAACTGTGACAAGATCATCTTGGGGCCTACCTTTTTGGGCCATACAAGCCATGGATGTACCCCCATTGCGTAGTTCAAAAACCCTGAAAACTCGACTCGATAATCAGCCAGGTTGGGTCGACTTGAAGATTCTGACTCGAAtcaactcaatatttaataattaaattactcGACTCGATAATCAGCCACGTTGGGTCGACTTGAAGATTCTTACTCGAAtcaactcaatatttaataattaaagtaGGATTTGTGTGGGTTAATCATAGATGTTTGTATGAGTATAAAAAATTGCCTTGTTGGAGGTGGAGCACATAGCAAGTTGGTAGTGAGACTTGCATTTTGTCTTGGGAGTCATGTGTTCGACTTACATGTCTAAATCGGTGAGGGACTCGGTTTTAAATCATGTTGAGCTTGTTGTTGTGTCTTAAATATGTATACAACAAAGTCTATCTATGCCATCGAAGTGTTATCGAGCAtgtatcgatgccatcgaagtcccatcgagaaaatttatGTTGGTTGCTGGAACTTTTTAAGTGTTggatgtcatcgaagtaagttcgatgctatcgatagatcatcgatgccatcgaagtcccatcaagcGCGTGCGCAGAATTGCGCAAGTGCGAGATTTGTTTGCTATTCTGATTGTGATActttatatatcgggtgtaatcgggatATGGGGCAAGTAGAGGTGTATGAGGGCTTTTTAAATTGTTCCTAAGGGTTTCGAGGGCGTAgctagggcttgtgaagtggattcgagGCTTATTCGAATGATTAacactctatctcttgtaatttctgctttcatagtgcatactCGTCGCTTTGTGTTGCTTCGTTCCGTGATTTTTTGCCGCAAAGATTTTTACACATAAAATtatgattgtttgtgtttggacttggttgtgcaattatgtgtactttgtttgattcgtctctgtgtgcttccatggTTCCCCAACAAAGCCAACTGGGTTGGCAAGCTGACTTGAAGAGTTTTGCTGAGTTAATATCAAGTCTGGTTGGATACAAGGTTGGTTGACTTGGTAAGTTGACTTGGTACTTGAACAAGTCAAATGGGTTTTATGCCCTGGGTAAGGGTGAAAATGGGCTGGTAACCCAACCAACCTGCCTTTGGGTTGGGATTGGCCCGTGGCCAGGCTTGGGCCTTACATGAATTTTAATCCGGGTTTgggtcaagtcattttagcctgaccTGGCCCAGCCAGTGTGACCCTACACAACTTTTATATTCAGATGTGTTGCATCCTACAGGTATGAATTCCAATCCTTTGTTACGCAACCCATCCATCTTGAATGTTTGTTTctttatgcatgtgtggccccACTAGATCAACGGATGGATCAGGAACTTTCAAGTTGGAAAAAAGGGGTTTTATAAATTTGAGGGTCAGATGGGGTATGATGTTCTAGGACCATGCCGGTGTTGGGCTGGACTCAGGCCTTGGGTCTAAAGTGTCAGGCTAGGCCCAGGACAAACCCGGCCATTGCCACTCCTGGTCCCACCTAGTCATAGTAAATGCAGACTGGGTTAAGGGTGAAAATCAGACACGACCTGGGCTAGTTTTCTCAAGTTCTGCTGGACAACAATTTTCTTATTGACTTAGGTTGAAATGTTATTGAGCCGAGTTAGCCCAAAcgagtttcaagtcaagtcactGAGTTTTATAACGATGCCCATAGGTCCTGTTGGTGCAAAAAACCGGTTCGTCCTCCTTCGTTCTTTTACTTGCACaagaaggagacaaaggagaccctggctagagccagggaccctccgatgccaaagtcaggtgtACAATCAAATAAGAGGGTTTCTGGgagagtttttgcatacctttcaccttTGAGATCTCCTGTATTTATAAGAACGAGAAGATCCCATTGTGCCaagattcttctcctgatatctcgGAGATTCGGTATCAATCCGTTTTTGGACTCCATCCGATCCCGATATCTTCGAGATCGGGGATCTTTTAACTGGATTTTCGGAAAGGTGTTTTCATTTACACCGTTTTTACCTTGCTTGGATCGAGCCGAACCGACTCTATTGATGAGTGAGTTTCGGCTGGCTACAAGGGTAGGGCTGTTTGCCATCTGTCAGATGATATGGAACCGATCCATAATCAATATCCTCTCTTAATCCTATAGCCGAATCTGTAACCGACCTGAATGTGGGTCGATTTTATGGTCGATTGGGTGGCTTCTAAGCCTCGGGTCTTAATCGGCTTCTTTGGATGTTGCTGCCTCGTttaccgagtcaactttatgcatctcaTAGACTCTACCTTATGGATCTGGACTTTGTAAGTCTCACTCTAACTTATGACTCTGGACTTTGTAAgtctcggtcgggattcatttcctacaacccaagctaagtctctcctttaggagTTTGGTATACTTGCTTCGGTTGGGCTTGTTGCCTCAGAATCCCGGccagtgtcagtagagttggtccattccatagccgcGTCCCCAGATTTGTCCTaattttccccaacagtaagccccctactccttgcaTCAACTTTGTTGACACTATGGAGTAGAGAGTCGTTGAGTCGGCTTGAGCTGGGACCGACTTTATGATGGATCATTTAATGCTCGTAGAAGTCCTGCATCGTCTAGAGTACGCAACGGTTCGTTGATTGAGGCCGCACGAGCAGGCAGCCGTCAGAATGCTTTTCCTGCTTATGAACACTAGACACGTGGTCATTCGAAATGCGCCACGTGTAGGGCGGGGTAGTCGAAGCGGCCATCGActtgactcctccttaaatgcccttACCACGTGGCAGGGCTATAAAAGGGGGAGTGGGACTCTCTTCTCCCACTTTCGTGCACACATTTTCTTTTTCTCCGATTTCCATTCGCTGTCTTTGTGTTTTTCGCCATTTTTGCCCTTCGTTTCTTATTTCTGCCTCAACATTCGCCTCTTTCTTGGTCATTCTCGCTATCTCCGGTGAGTttttaactctctccctccctttcatttTCAGTTTCAGTAGTAATGCAAGGTTCTTCGAGCCCACGAGAGGGAGTTTCCAGTGATAAAGGTGAAGCTAGGCGTATTTGAGACGTCTCAAAATCACCTTCGTTGCTGATGGAGATGGCTGTAGGTGCCAATGCGGCTTTCCAACATTTCAAAAGGGTGGTTGGATTCTCGGCGGAGCGTCGTTGGCGACTGCCCCTAGCAGGCCCAATCCTCTTAAGGAGGAAACGGAAGATGAGGAAGCCGAAGGGGTCAGTGAGTCGGTCTCCACTTGGAGATCGACAAAGGCTACTGAGTCAGCGGCCGAGGGAGGGGAGGCTCGAGATGAGCAAAAGGGTCCGGTTCCCTCGGTTTTAACCGAGGTGGATCTGGACAAGATTAGGGCCAGTATcatgtcccggactcggtcatTATTCGCCTTCCCCTTCCGAGTGAGTTACCCGACCACCCTCCTGCTGGGATGGTTGTTATTTTCTAAGTCGCTTTACAGTGTGGCTTACGTCTGCCCCTCTAAGGAATAGCCCGAGATCTGTTATCCTAACTCTGGATAGCCCTGGGCAGATATTtctgaatgggtggaggaacttgttcagATGTttggtgttgtgggctgagacagCAGCCCCCACTGACTATCAAAGAGTTTCTCCATCTATTCCAAGTACGGCCGAACTCGCAGCAGCCCGGCTGGTACTTTTTGTGTGCTTGGCGGAACAAGGGCGgacctttgataaccgaccctcgtACCTCCAACAAGCATTGAAGAGATAGATGGTTCTGGGCATGTGGCCGCTGGGAGACTGCTGAGCCAGGGCCCATCTAATCTCGTGTTCCTCAGGTGTTCTcccaagcaggtgactcggcgtatgttttttttctttatcttctcGCACTATTGTGTCTTTGAATCTGACTGAATGTGTTTCACAGATATTCTCGAGCGAAGGCCAAAACTTGGAGTCGGCGCTTTAGCTCGGAGCAAAGATCTGAAGGCGCTGAGTCCGAAGCGGTGGTCTTGGAAGAGACTTCTCCTTCCGGAGCGTCT harbors:
- the LOC131218921 gene encoding uncharacterized protein LOC131218921, which encodes MALFVVSLVCYVETFSFSGLLVHWFTPSGHDCGLNTFIIMTLILVFIFAIVALHPATGRISEAKSLLERIQPSSSDSDKRGLDLYMKSFERACEMLAGLKCQLMNGAIGTKIQRSSASSIMGILNSPGSGEAKKNCGLQVQKELTEAEMHDRAVDICKWVRSSHSVGPHKG